A genomic stretch from Primulina huaijiensis isolate GDHJ02 chromosome 14, ASM1229523v2, whole genome shotgun sequence includes:
- the LOC140957608 gene encoding protein LATERAL ROOT PRIMORDIUM 1-like isoform X2 translates to MWSSVASTRHVNCGLPPEFFFVAPASSFQHHHPDAAAAAAAAATTTTVNFDTHPFNASSAIGVGVGVIPLLTATPYLAQQNIGSGGSVDDDVLNIARSRSSGGMHLWQHQQSQNSSGFSSKKPMILDHTSLLQSGTGGSTACGIGGSSSMGATTCQDCGNQAKKDCVHGRCRTCCKSRGYECVTHVRSTWVSASRRRERQIARENIPAAGSSQSTSGTKKPRLGGTSQTTTTASHTSTSNTTPPRSFDTSSSHQDASFKDSLPSQVRAPAVFKCVRVTALDDGEDEYAYQAIVKIGGHVFKGFLYDQGIEGRDGSFPSISELHLGGGGGNIAGRGGGASSTPLVLHPPDILAAPGGGFLEGTSYGNPMN, encoded by the exons ATGTGGTCTTCGGTCGCTTCAACCAGGCACGTTAACTGCGGCCTACCTCCGGAGTTTTTCTTTGTTGCTCCGGCGTCTTCTTTCCAGCATCACCACCCAGATGCCGCCGCTGCCGCTGCTGCTGCAGCCACAACCACTACAGTTAACTTCGACACTCATCCATTTAATGCCTCCAGTGCTATCGGAGTCGGTGTAGGTGTGATCCCCCTCCTCACTGCCACCCCATATCTAGCTCAGCAAAATATAGGCAGCGGTGGTTCGGTAGATGACGATGTGTTAAACATTGCACGCAGCCGTAGCAGCGGCGGGATGCATCTGTGGCAACACCAGCAGAGTCAGAACTCCTCCGGTTTTAGCTCCAAAAAACCCATGATTCTCGATCATACGAGTTTGCTTCAAAGTGGAACTGGCGGAAGCACCGCTTGTGGAATTGGAGGGTCTTCTTCCATGGGAGCTACAACTTGTCAAGATTGTGGAAACCAAGCCAAAAAAGACTGTGTCCACGGGAGATGTAGAACATGTTGTAAAAGTAGAGGTTATGAATGTGTCACACACGTGAGAAGCACCTGGGTTTCTGCTTCCCGCCGCCGCGAGCGGCAGATCGCTAGAGAAAACATCCCGGCAGCGGGGTCTTCGCAATCTACTTCCGGAACCAAGAAACCTAGGCTAGGCGGCACTTCTCAAACCACCACTACCGCTTCCCATACTTCAACATCTAACACCACTCCACCAAGAAGCTTCGATACCAGTTCTAGCCACCAAG ATGCATCTTTTAAAGATTCATTGCCGAGCCAAGTGCGTGCTCCCGCAGTTTTCAAGTGTGTAAGAGTAACAGCGCTTGATGATGGAGAAGACGAGTATGCATATCAAGCTATTGTAAAAATAGGAGGCCATGTTTTCAAAGGCTTCCTATACGATCAAGGGATAGAAGGAAGAGATGGATCATTTCCCAGCATATCTGAATTACATTTAGGAGGAGGCGGAGGCAACATTGCCGGAAGAGGCGGCGGCGCTTCCTCCACCCCACTAGTTCTTCACCCACCCGACATTCTTGCAGCACCCGGCGGCGGCTTTCTTGAAGGAACTAGTTATGGTAATCCAAtgaactga
- the LOC140957608 gene encoding protein LATERAL ROOT PRIMORDIUM 1-like isoform X1, which yields MWSSVASTRHVNCGLPPEFFFVAPASSFQHHHPDAAAAAAAAATTTTVNFDTHPFNASSAIGVGVGVIPLLTATPYLAQQNIGSGGSVDDDVLNIARSRSSGGMHLWQHQQSQNSSGFSSKKPMILDHTSLLQSGTGGSTACGIGGSSSMGATTCQDCGNQAKKDCVHGRCRTCCKSRGYECVTHVRSTWVSASRRRERQIARENIPAAGSSQSTSGTKKPRLGGTSQTTTTASHTSTSNTTPPRSFDTSSSHQGQIDASFKDSLPSQVRAPAVFKCVRVTALDDGEDEYAYQAIVKIGGHVFKGFLYDQGIEGRDGSFPSISELHLGGGGGNIAGRGGGASSTPLVLHPPDILAAPGGGFLEGTSYGNPMN from the exons ATGTGGTCTTCGGTCGCTTCAACCAGGCACGTTAACTGCGGCCTACCTCCGGAGTTTTTCTTTGTTGCTCCGGCGTCTTCTTTCCAGCATCACCACCCAGATGCCGCCGCTGCCGCTGCTGCTGCAGCCACAACCACTACAGTTAACTTCGACACTCATCCATTTAATGCCTCCAGTGCTATCGGAGTCGGTGTAGGTGTGATCCCCCTCCTCACTGCCACCCCATATCTAGCTCAGCAAAATATAGGCAGCGGTGGTTCGGTAGATGACGATGTGTTAAACATTGCACGCAGCCGTAGCAGCGGCGGGATGCATCTGTGGCAACACCAGCAGAGTCAGAACTCCTCCGGTTTTAGCTCCAAAAAACCCATGATTCTCGATCATACGAGTTTGCTTCAAAGTGGAACTGGCGGAAGCACCGCTTGTGGAATTGGAGGGTCTTCTTCCATGGGAGCTACAACTTGTCAAGATTGTGGAAACCAAGCCAAAAAAGACTGTGTCCACGGGAGATGTAGAACATGTTGTAAAAGTAGAGGTTATGAATGTGTCACACACGTGAGAAGCACCTGGGTTTCTGCTTCCCGCCGCCGCGAGCGGCAGATCGCTAGAGAAAACATCCCGGCAGCGGGGTCTTCGCAATCTACTTCCGGAACCAAGAAACCTAGGCTAGGCGGCACTTCTCAAACCACCACTACCGCTTCCCATACTTCAACATCTAACACCACTCCACCAAGAAGCTTCGATACCAGTTCTAGCCACCAAG GACAAATAGATGCATCTTTTAAAGATTCATTGCCGAGCCAAGTGCGTGCTCCCGCAGTTTTCAAGTGTGTAAGAGTAACAGCGCTTGATGATGGAGAAGACGAGTATGCATATCAAGCTATTGTAAAAATAGGAGGCCATGTTTTCAAAGGCTTCCTATACGATCAAGGGATAGAAGGAAGAGATGGATCATTTCCCAGCATATCTGAATTACATTTAGGAGGAGGCGGAGGCAACATTGCCGGAAGAGGCGGCGGCGCTTCCTCCACCCCACTAGTTCTTCACCCACCCGACATTCTTGCAGCACCCGGCGGCGGCTTTCTTGAAGGAACTAGTTATGGTAATCCAAtgaactga